Proteins encoded in a region of the Salvelinus fontinalis isolate EN_2023a chromosome 17, ASM2944872v1, whole genome shotgun sequence genome:
- the LOC129814109 gene encoding kinesin-like protein KIF2C isoform X2 gives MDSAMANLLVGLSVNIQRSDGRVHPANVKSVDSTKRTVTVEWFEKSVCRGKELEMNELWSLNEELFEHMKPTSIPAPPEKKFESRLRSSGVPAPSSLPLPRKSTRQTCLFRTLAPVSELAAKTKHDSLSSEYPPSVLKASGVPNRERKGNSQRPTAVLPPVNEALKENEAKSVSSVTSSRRRSVLPKDMSKPVNKRLSHAVKSLDMVPKKGKFEDTNRPNKQFYQMIEEFRETLEVLPLSLSDLVEAHRICVCVRKRPLNNKEVTKNDIDVVSIPGNGTLLLHEPKQKVDLTKYLDNQVFHFDYSFDESSTNDLVYRFTAKPLVQTIFDGGMATCFAYGQTGSGKTHTMGGDFSGKSQNSAKGIYAMAAQDVFSLLKQRRYSSLDLCPYVTFFEIYNSKVFDLLNKKAKLKVLEDEKQQVQVVGLQEMYISCAEDVIKMIEMGSACRTSGQTSANANSSRSHAVLQVILRRRNQVHGKFSLVDLAGNERGIDVRSSDRQTLVETAEINRSLLALKECIRSLGMDSHHIPFRMSKLTQVLRDSFIGENSRTCMIAMVSPGMSSCDSTVNTLRYADRVKELNGTLKMNDADLPKKIDEMEVEDSSSSEEDSIVPMTDVYEAISQVSELEERLHEELTGASNIIKLMEMPSYDIEAGVTDIVDYARKLLDTVLALQSAIDGERLARMSPKSGYC, from the exons ATGGATTCAGCTATGGCGAACCTTCTTGTTGGGCTTTCAGTCAACATCCAAAGAAGCGATG GGCGAGTGCATCCTGCAAATGTCAAATCTGTGGATTCCACAAAGCGTACTGTAACTGTTGAATGGTTTGAGAAATCTGTATGCAGGGGAAAAGAG cttgaaatgaatgAATTATGGTCCCTGAACGAAGAGCTGTTTGAGCACATGAAACCAACTAGTATACCTGCGCCTCCAGAGAAG AAATTTGAAAGCCGTCTTCGTTCATCCGGGGTCCCTGCTCCTTCCAGTC TTCCACTTCCAAGAAAGTCTACACGGCAGACATGCTTGTTCCGGACCCTTGCTCCTGTCTCTGAGCTTGCTGCTAAGACTAAGCATGACTCCCTGTCTTCAGAGTATCCACCCTCTGTCCTCAAAGCTTCAG GTGTGCCCAACCGAGAGAGGAAAGGGAACAGTCAGAGACCGACTGCTGTTCTGCCCCCAGTCAACGAGGCCCTGAAGGAGAATGAGGCCAAGAGTGTTTCCTCAGTCACCTCAA GCAGACGGAGATCAGTGCTACCCAAAGACATGAGCAAACCAGTGAACAAAAGATTGTCCCATGCAGTCAAGAGCTTGGACATGGTGCCCAAGAAAGGAAAA TTTGAAGACACAAACCGACCGAACAAGCAGTTTTACCAGATGATTGAAGAGTTCAGAGAGACCTTGGAAGTACTTCCTTTATCTCTGTCTGATTTG GTTGAAGCTCAtagaatttgtgtgtgtgttcgcaagCGTCCTCTCAACAATAAAG AGGTGACTAAGAACGATATTGATGTGGTTTCTATCCCTGGTAATGGAACGCTGCTCCTTCATGAGCCCAAGCAGAAAGTGGACCTGACAAAGTACCTTGACAACCAGGTCTTCCATTTTGACTACTCCTTTGACGAGTCATCCACCAATGACTTAGTGTACAG GTTCACTGCCAAGCCTCTTGTCCAGACCATCTTCGACGGTGGGATGGCAACTTGTTTTGCTTACGGACAAACTGGAAGTGGTAAAACTCAT ACAATGGGAGGAGATTTTTCAGGGAAAAGCCAGAACAGCGCGAAAGGGATCTATGCCATGGCAG CTCAGGATGTGTTCTCCCTCCTGAAGCAGAGGAGATATTCCAGTCTGGACCTGTGTCCCTACGTGACCTTCTTTGAGATCTACAACAGCAAG GTATTTGATCTGCTGAACAAGAAGGCCAAGCTGAAAGTGCTAGAGGATGAGAAACAACAGGTCCAGGTGGTCGGCCTGCAGGAGATGTACATTTCGTGTGCTGAAGACGTCATCAAGATGATTGAGATGGGCAGTGCATGCAG GACGTCCGGCCAGACGTCAGCCAATGCCAACTCGTCTCGCTCCCACGCTGTCCTGCAGGTGATCCTGCGAAGGAGGAACCAGGTGCACGGGAAGTTCTCCCTGGTGGACCTGGCAGGGAACGAGAGGGGCATTGACGTTCGCAGTAGCGACAGACAGACCCTCGTAGAGACGGCCGAGATCAACCGCAGCCTGCTGGCTCTCAAG GAATGCATTCGCTCCTTGGGGATGGACAGCCACCACATCCCCTTCAGGATGAGCAAGCTGACACAGGTACTCCGAGACTCCTTCATCGGCGAGAACTCCAGGACATGCATG ATTGCAATGGTGTCTCCTGGAATGTCCTCATGCGATTCCACTGTGAACACACTACGCTATGCAGACAG AGTGAAGGAACTGAATGGGACGTTAAAGATGAATGATGCGGATCTTCCCAAGAAGATTGATGAGATGGAAGTGGAGGACAGCTCCTCATCAGAAGAG GACTCCATTGTACCCATGACCGACGTGTATGAAGCCATATCCCAGGTTTCtgagctggaggagaggttgCACGAGGAGTTGACG
- the LOC129814109 gene encoding kinesin-like protein KIF2C isoform X1, translated as MDSAMANLLVGLSVNIQRSDGRVHPANVKSVDSTKRTVTVEWFEKSVCRGKELEMNELWSLNEELFEHMKPTSIPAPPEKKFESRLRSSGVPAPSSPSTPAGPPEETVPLPRKSTRQTCLFRTLAPVSELAAKTKHDSLSSEYPPSVLKASGVPNRERKGNSQRPTAVLPPVNEALKENEAKSVSSVTSSRRRSVLPKDMSKPVNKRLSHAVKSLDMVPKKGKFEDTNRPNKQFYQMIEEFRETLEVLPLSLSDLVEAHRICVCVRKRPLNNKEVTKNDIDVVSIPGNGTLLLHEPKQKVDLTKYLDNQVFHFDYSFDESSTNDLVYRFTAKPLVQTIFDGGMATCFAYGQTGSGKTHTMGGDFSGKSQNSAKGIYAMAAQDVFSLLKQRRYSSLDLCPYVTFFEIYNSKVFDLLNKKAKLKVLEDEKQQVQVVGLQEMYISCAEDVIKMIEMGSACRTSGQTSANANSSRSHAVLQVILRRRNQVHGKFSLVDLAGNERGIDVRSSDRQTLVETAEINRSLLALKECIRSLGMDSHHIPFRMSKLTQVLRDSFIGENSRTCMIAMVSPGMSSCDSTVNTLRYADRVKELNGTLKMNDADLPKKIDEMEVEDSSSSEEDSIVPMTDVYEAISQVSELEERLHEELTGASNIIKLMEMPSYDIEAGVTDIVDYARKLLDTVLALQSAIDGERLARMSPKSGYC; from the exons ATGGATTCAGCTATGGCGAACCTTCTTGTTGGGCTTTCAGTCAACATCCAAAGAAGCGATG GGCGAGTGCATCCTGCAAATGTCAAATCTGTGGATTCCACAAAGCGTACTGTAACTGTTGAATGGTTTGAGAAATCTGTATGCAGGGGAAAAGAG cttgaaatgaatgAATTATGGTCCCTGAACGAAGAGCTGTTTGAGCACATGAAACCAACTAGTATACCTGCGCCTCCAGAGAAG AAATTTGAAAGCCGTCTTCGTTCATCCGGGGTCCCTGCTCCTTCCAGTC CTTCTACTCCAGCGGGTCCTCCTGAGGAGACAG TTCCACTTCCAAGAAAGTCTACACGGCAGACATGCTTGTTCCGGACCCTTGCTCCTGTCTCTGAGCTTGCTGCTAAGACTAAGCATGACTCCCTGTCTTCAGAGTATCCACCCTCTGTCCTCAAAGCTTCAG GTGTGCCCAACCGAGAGAGGAAAGGGAACAGTCAGAGACCGACTGCTGTTCTGCCCCCAGTCAACGAGGCCCTGAAGGAGAATGAGGCCAAGAGTGTTTCCTCAGTCACCTCAA GCAGACGGAGATCAGTGCTACCCAAAGACATGAGCAAACCAGTGAACAAAAGATTGTCCCATGCAGTCAAGAGCTTGGACATGGTGCCCAAGAAAGGAAAA TTTGAAGACACAAACCGACCGAACAAGCAGTTTTACCAGATGATTGAAGAGTTCAGAGAGACCTTGGAAGTACTTCCTTTATCTCTGTCTGATTTG GTTGAAGCTCAtagaatttgtgtgtgtgttcgcaagCGTCCTCTCAACAATAAAG AGGTGACTAAGAACGATATTGATGTGGTTTCTATCCCTGGTAATGGAACGCTGCTCCTTCATGAGCCCAAGCAGAAAGTGGACCTGACAAAGTACCTTGACAACCAGGTCTTCCATTTTGACTACTCCTTTGACGAGTCATCCACCAATGACTTAGTGTACAG GTTCACTGCCAAGCCTCTTGTCCAGACCATCTTCGACGGTGGGATGGCAACTTGTTTTGCTTACGGACAAACTGGAAGTGGTAAAACTCAT ACAATGGGAGGAGATTTTTCAGGGAAAAGCCAGAACAGCGCGAAAGGGATCTATGCCATGGCAG CTCAGGATGTGTTCTCCCTCCTGAAGCAGAGGAGATATTCCAGTCTGGACCTGTGTCCCTACGTGACCTTCTTTGAGATCTACAACAGCAAG GTATTTGATCTGCTGAACAAGAAGGCCAAGCTGAAAGTGCTAGAGGATGAGAAACAACAGGTCCAGGTGGTCGGCCTGCAGGAGATGTACATTTCGTGTGCTGAAGACGTCATCAAGATGATTGAGATGGGCAGTGCATGCAG GACGTCCGGCCAGACGTCAGCCAATGCCAACTCGTCTCGCTCCCACGCTGTCCTGCAGGTGATCCTGCGAAGGAGGAACCAGGTGCACGGGAAGTTCTCCCTGGTGGACCTGGCAGGGAACGAGAGGGGCATTGACGTTCGCAGTAGCGACAGACAGACCCTCGTAGAGACGGCCGAGATCAACCGCAGCCTGCTGGCTCTCAAG GAATGCATTCGCTCCTTGGGGATGGACAGCCACCACATCCCCTTCAGGATGAGCAAGCTGACACAGGTACTCCGAGACTCCTTCATCGGCGAGAACTCCAGGACATGCATG ATTGCAATGGTGTCTCCTGGAATGTCCTCATGCGATTCCACTGTGAACACACTACGCTATGCAGACAG AGTGAAGGAACTGAATGGGACGTTAAAGATGAATGATGCGGATCTTCCCAAGAAGATTGATGAGATGGAAGTGGAGGACAGCTCCTCATCAGAAGAG GACTCCATTGTACCCATGACCGACGTGTATGAAGCCATATCCCAGGTTTCtgagctggaggagaggttgCACGAGGAGTTGACG